The genome window CATCTTCGTAGCAAAGATTTCATCCCATCCCAGGTAACCTGAAAACCCCAAACTGCGTTGGCTTCCCCACTCACCCGACCTCTCCCCAAGTCGacccccaccccagcaaaatCAGTTATTTCAAGGTCAGAACACAGACTGGATGTGGCCCACCTAGATGAGAAGCTGGGGCCACCAGGGGGCGCGCCAGCGCGATGGCCTCCCCTGTGGTGCCACCTCCATCGCTGGGGGCCGCCCGCAACATCAGGACCAGAAAGAACAAGGCTCGAGCCTAGAAACAGCCCTGGTCTTAGAGACTGGCGTTGTGTGTTTGGGGCTGATTCCTCTTTCAGAATTGTAAGTCCTCCTAACCAGGGACGTCCTGCTAGGTGCTGTGCTGTGATGGGGCCACCACCCTGGGTTGCATGACGCCACACGGGATTAGAAGATGTGAATCCCTTCAGCACAGAAGTTGGAGGGTGCAAGTCACAAATCCTGCCCAGCTCACAGCTGTTCCCAGCTCCTCAAAGGCTGTTGCAGACTTCAGGAGTCCATTCTTTATTCTCTCTCATTACTGTGCCGCTTAAACTTTTTATCTCAGTGCAGCAGATGTGCACAAAAGCTCACAGATTATAAGCAAacagctcaatgaattttcacaaagggcgtaccccaccccccactccgTGTCACTGGCATGCAGACCAAgaacagaccccagccagcttCCTCCACTCATTACACACAAAAGAGAACACTGCCCCAGCACCATGGGTTAGTTTTGcctgttggtttttgtttttgttttttaatatttacaaatgGAATCTATGAAAGGTGAAAGAAAGATGGcagaagaaaaggtaaaatatGGTTTAGGGTaggaaaaattttcttaaagagaacacaagaagaaaaaataaaataaaaataaaaaacccaaaaccaacaacaacaaaaagaacacaaaaagcaCTCTGGTAGTTCATGTTATGTGTCCAGCTGGCTAGGCCATGGCACCCAGATGTTTGGTCAAACACCCCTCTAGATGTTGCTGGGGAAGTATTTTGAgatgagattaatatttaaatcagtcAATTTTCAGTAACCCAGATGACCTGCCATGGTGTGGGTGGGccacatccaatcagttgaaggtcttaagagaaaagactgaggtccccccacaaagaagaagaaatgctGCCTCCAGACAGCCTTGGGACTCGAGCTGTGATGTCAACTCTTCTCTGGGCCTCCAGCCCACCAGCCTGCCCTCCAGATTCCAGACCTGTCAGCCCCACGATGGAACCAATTTCATGAAGTAAattcccctctctccccttctccctctctgtaGCCGTATAgatgataggtaggtaggtagacagacagacagacatcctactggttctgtttctttggagaacaCTGACTAATACAAGTCCTAACCAtactttttaaatcaataaattagACTGTGTTAAAAGAGACAGGACAGGTGATCCATTGCATGGGTGATGGCAGTTGCAATATATActtgataaaaatataaagtaccCCTACAgattgagaaaaagagaaatcacccagttttttaaatgggcaaaaaagGCATAGAAaaagaccttttaaaaaatgggatATATTATTGAcccataagcacatgaaaaggtattCAGTTTCATTAGCCACAGGGTAATGCGAATTAAAACCATGATGTGAGATAAACACACCAGAATGTCGaaaaaggaagagacaaaagCAAGTGTTGTTCATTACACAAGTGTGTGGGGTGAATCTCCAAAACCATTCTGCTCGGAGGAACCCCAGGACGCAGCAGTGATTGTCCTCATGGCCGTGGTTTATGGATGTGAAGCAAAATCAGCAGAGGGAAAAGGTGTGGGGTGGGGTTTGGGGGACTAGGCTCAAGCTCCCAGAGTCCTCTCCCAGGGGAGTCCCACGGGATGCACTTCATTCCCCTAAAACAAGATGCAGCACCATGAGTGAGGAATGGTCCCCAAGGAGGCCCACGGAGACCCAGCGCAGGGGTTTCTCACGGGGCCGGTCACACAGGCGCCTCTGCCTGGCACGGCCAACACTTTAGACTCCCTTCTGGAGAGCAGGTACTAGGCATAAACCACGTGTTTGAAGAGACAGTTTAGGGACAGGGAGCCCCCAAGACTAGTTCCAGATGCTGCTGAGGGCCTTTTCAAAAGGGAAAACTCTCAAGTCTGCTGTGATCATTCTTTTCCACCCCAAAGGGGAAAAGCCAGCCGTATGTTAAGTCCTAAAGCTGCTCATTTGCATACCCTAGAACCCCTGGGTGTACAGTCCCCACCACGGATGTACACCCAATAGCAAGGTGTGCGGATGGCCACCCAAAGCAAGCAGAGGAACGCTGGAAGCAGCGTCATTAGCAAAGCCAACCCCGGAAACTACAGTTGAACACCATGGCTGAGTCCCGGCTGCCTGGGGATGGAAAGAAACAGGAGGAGCTATTTTTGCAGGGTAGGGGGTGAAGTTTATGTGCGTACCTTGATTGTGAGCGTGGTTTCACAGGTGTGAGCCTACGTCGACATTTGCCTGCTTGTGTACTTTGACTGCGTAGCGTTTACTGTCCTTCCATCACACCTCAATTAAGCTGTGACAATGGTTTGATCTCCTGTTTCCAGGACTGTCTGCATAGCTCAGGCAGCTTTTCCTGTAGGCAGTCAGCTCTTGCGTCTGTTCTCCTGAGACCTGTCTGTCCATCTCCCTCCCCATTTTCATTTTACGATGTTTGCTCTCTGTCAGCTGCCCCGTGTCATCCGTCACCAACATTTCTTCCTGGCCTGTAACTTGTCTTTCTAGCCCATTCATAGAGTCATTTACTAGAGGAGATTTTTGAAATATTCACCACAGTCAAATTTGTCagtgttttttttctgttggacTCTGAAGGCATCTGCGCTTACATACGTCCTGGGGTCCAGGAAGCTTTCAGAAATCTGTCAGCAATGAACAGAAGCTGGACGCTGTGCAGCCTCTGCTCTGAGCGGCCTTGTCTTCTAGATAGTTATGAATAAATAATGCACATTATGAGTTCACCTATGGGAGGGGGTCATCCGGTGAGCATTTAGTGATGTGCTATTCAAaacctttttattgaagtatagtcattttacagtattgcatcaatttctggtgcacagtataatgtttcagtcatacatacacatatatatattcgttttcatattctttttcattatgtgttacgacaagatattgagtatagtcccctgtgctaaacagtggaaacttgtttatctattttgtatatagtagtttgtatcttcaaatctcatttatcctttcccaccccctttcctccttggtaaatgtaagtttgttttctgtgtctgtgagtctgtttctgttttacaaagaaattcatttgtatcttttttagattctacatgtaagtgttAGCATatggcctttttctttctctttctggcttacttcacttagaatgatgatctttagGTCCTTcgatgttgctgcatatggcattattttattcttttttattagccgagtagtgttccattgtgtatatatatcataactacttcatccagtcatctgttgtcgatggacatttagattgtttccatgtcttggttatcgtaaatagtgctgctgtgaacactggggtgcacatatctttttgaattagagttccccctggatatatgcccaggagtgcgatttctaaatcatatggtaagtctatttttagtttttaaaggaatctccatactatttttcacaatggtgcaccaaactacactcccaccctcagcgtaggagggctcccttttctccacacgctCTCCAGCATTGATTGCTTATAGACTCTCTGATGATGGCCACTCTTGACTGGTGTGAGGAGGCTCCtcgtagttttgacttgcatttctctgtgcTATTATTATGAATGATCTTTTTCGTTATTGTTGTGAATTACAGAAAACGGGAAAAATCATCAAGTCACTTTGTATCTAATAATAAAGATAGCGACCACATATTGCATGGTTATGATGAAGCAAGGTCCATGCAGGCAGAAGGCGGCATTGAACACGAAGAACTCATAGACTTCTCACACTATCCTCTGCAAAGCCAAACTTAGTCCTTCAGCACCTTCCACGTCTATGCCTCCTCCAGGCTTTCCTATTTTAGTGAAAAACTCCAGCGTCCCTCTAATTGCTCAAACTAGAAAACCTGAAGCCATCCCCAACCGCCTACTCCTGCAGCCCACAGACAAACCAGTGCCAGGTCCTGCCAAGTCACACTCTAAGATGTTTCTCAAACTCATCCTCCCCTGCCAATCCCTCAACTCAGCGAGCATCAGTTCTTGCTCAAATGACTCTTAATGGGGCTTCTTGCTTTCGTTCTTGCTCCCCTACAACCCTACCTTTATTTACACAGGACTCAGAATGACCCTTAAAATATCAGTTGGATCACAACCTTCAACGACTTACAACTCGTCAGTGAGTTTTCATCACTGAATCGTGTTGCTTGGATGGTGAAATCCAGATGCCTTAGCATGGTCTCTGAGACTGCCCTGACCTCTCACCTCCCCAACACTCACCAACGCTGAGCCAGCCTGCCTTTCCCGTTCCTCTGACATGGCAAGCTCTTTTCTACCTTTGCGTCAAatatcctctcttctcccctactTCTTGCCGCTCTTAATTGGTTAACACAgaactctctttctcttttttttttcttcatggcaCTTAGAGCAACCtatcattttttctttacttatatgtattggttatcttttcaaaaattgtttattgaagtatggtcagttacaatgtgaatttctggtgcacagcatactgtttcagtcatacatatacacacatgtattcgtttccatgttctttttcattataagttgctacaagatatcgaatatagttccctgtgctgtacagtagaaacttgttgtttgtccattttatgtagtagttagtatctgcaaatctcaaactcccaattatcccttcccaccctctttccccccaggtaaccataagtttgttttctatgtctgtgagtctgtttctgttttgtaaatgagttcattggtgtcttcttccctcctcctcctccccctccccttccccttctcccccacctccttctcctcctttctccttctttctttagATTGAACCTAtgagtgatatcctatggtatttttctttctatttctggcttacttcatttagaatgacgatctccaggtccatccatgttgctgcaaatgacattattttattctttcttatatcTGAGTATTATCccattgtatataaatacatcacatcttctttacccaggcacctattgatggacatctagtttgcttccatgtcttggctgttgcatATACTGCTTCTGTGAAcgttgggatgcatgtgtcttttcaaattagagttcctgctaatatatgaccaggagtgggattgctggatcacatggtaagtctatttttaattttttgaagaatctccacactgttttccataatggctgagtGTATTGGTTATCTTTTACTGTATAATAAATTACCCCGAAACTGAGTGGCCTGCAGcaacaacatttattatctccctgtgtctgtgggtctggaATCCAGGTTCACTTAGCTGAGTCCTCAGCTTCAGGGTCTCTCAAAGGCTGTAAAGAAAGTGTCTGCTGGGCACCAGTCTTCTCAGGGCCCAGTGGGAGCAGGATCCCCTTCCAAGATCACTcatggttgttggcaggattcagttccttaTTGGCTCTAGTACCAAAGGTCTCAGTCTCCAGCTGGCAGTTGGCCAGAGGTCACCCTCAGTTTCTAGCAATGTGGGGCCTCTTCAGCATCTCAGCTTGTTTCATCAAGGCATGCCTGCTGAAAAAGCAATAGAGAGAGTTGTGCTAGGAAGACAGAAGTCAGTCTTTTGAAATTGAATTGTGGAAATGACATCCCATCACTTTACAATATCGTATTTGTTGGAATCAAGTCACCAGGTGCCGCCCAAGGTCAAGGAGAGGGAATTACACAAGGGCATGAATCCTAGGATTTTAGATCATCTGGAACCATCTTAGAAGTCTGCCTACCACAATACATTATCATTTCACTAATACTTGTCTCTCCCACTAGATTGTGAATTGTGAGAGCGTATGCTTTTTTCACtccattttattaacattttaaaacattatgatATATACATGACATTAAATTTACCCTTTTGACCATTTTAAAATGCACCAGTCAGTGGCATTAACCACATTCGCATTGCTGTGCAACCATCCCGCCATCATCTGAACTTTCtcgtcttcccaaactgaaactctgtccctgtGAAACACTCACTCCACagcccctcccacagcccctggcccccaccatctactttctgtctctgtggatttgactCGTCTAAGGACTTCTTGTGAGTGGAATCAGACTGTACTTGTCCTCTTGTGACTGTCTTACTTTGCTCAGCCTAATGTCTTCAAGttccatccacattgtagcattgCTCCCACTTTATTCTTGACACCTTTCCCTATGCCCGGCTCATGGTAGGCTGACAAAAAGAGTTTAGTTAACATGAGTTAATACAGTCCTCTCTTTCATAAATCTGGTTGCTTTCATGGGACAGTGGAACAAGCTATTTTTTAGATGTCCTCttcttgtggggagggtatagctaaagtggtagagtgcatgcttagcattcacgaggtcctggattcaatccccagtatctcccctagaaataaataaacctaattacctcctctccccaaaataaaaaattaaaataatacaataataaaatattttaaaaagtaaataaataaaatggcccCTTCTCCCCatctaaaaaaatcaataatcaaTTTTCAATCTTCATCTTACTTCATCTATTGGCAGCATCAACGTAATAACCAAATGATTCTGTTAAAATATGTTGGATCTGTCACATCTGTGATTAAAACTCTGCAATGGCTCCCATTTACCTCAAAGTCCTTTTGATGCCCTCTAAGGCTTTCCATGATCTACCTCCCTTTACCTCCAAATACAGCTCTCCACTTCACTGTGTTTTGGCCACACTGGCATTAGTGTACACTCCTGCCTCTGGGCCTTCATACCCTTAGGTCCTTCTGCATGGAGCACTTTACCTCCATGTATCCACTTGATGACTTCTCCACGTTgaagtctttgctcaaatatcTCTTTCTCCATGAAGTCTACTtgagcattttatttaaaatagcaaccCACCACCCAGCATTCTTGATAACCCTTACTGGGCTCTATTGTTTCAGGGCACTTGTCACCTTCTGACATAACTTTATTACTTATtatgtttattaattattttctgtgtcttctcCTGGAACTTAAGCTCCAAAAGGGGAGAGATCTGCCTTTTGTTGTTAGATGTCCTCCAAGAAAAGGCCTTGGCATATAGAGGGCAGAGATGTTGAacggataaaactgtttcttaaGCCGACGAGAAGGGCAGTAGCAGCGAGGACACTCCGAGAGGGACAGTCTCCCGTAGCAAATCGTTTCCTGTCAATGGCCAAGCCTCAATCCGAATGGGATTCAGCACCGGGGCCCCTGGACAGCTCTGGAAGCCAAGTGCTGCCGGAACCCTTCCCCTAAGGTAGAGGTTTCCCACCGGAGCTGCCCGGTGGCCGTACCCGCCGCTCCGTGGGAGGAAACCACTTTCCCGAGCCGGTAGGAGAGGTGGAGTCGCAGGGTGAGTGGCAGCCGTAGCAACCAATGGCCTGGAGAATTTGGTCCGCGGCGCTTGGGGTGGCCAATGGGCAGGGACGTGGGCGGAGCGTGGGCAGCGGCGCGCTGAGCTGGGGCTCCGCTGGGAGCGCGGCAGCGGGGTCCACATTGCGCGGCAGTTGAGTGCCGGGCGGCTTCGGCGGGCGGGCGAGGGCCCAGCAGAGGTACGCGCTGCCCGGGGCGGGGCTAGAGGCCTGGGGAGGGACCGGGCCGGGCGGCTCGAGGCCTGGCGGGCTCTGTTGCCCGTTAGCCGAGGCCCGGCCGCTGCGCCCACCCTGGCTTTGCCTTTACATGCGATCTGTGTGATTTGCATCCGGCTCCCCCAGCGGAACGCTAGCTGTCTCCCCTTGGGCGGGCCCCCGGTGCAGGGCCAGGTATACAGAAGGCGTTCAATAAGTGATGAACGAAAGGCTGAGTGAATGAGCCCGTCTCCTCTGCCCAACCCCATTAGCCCCCGGTTTTTGAGCGTCCAGGCCACCCTCAGCCCCACGCCACAAAAGGGGACATCCGGACACAAGGCAGGTATTTATTGGGCGCCGACTATGTACCTAGCTTTGGCCTGGGTAAGATAGACTCCCTAACCCCCGTGGAGGCTGCAGTCTAGGGTGAGTAAGGACGTTCAGGGACTTTATGTAGTTCTCCGTAGCACCAATAATGCCagaaaatcatgccaggggaagAGGTGGGAGACGCCTGCCccagtgacatctgagctgaCGGGGGGTGCGGGCAGTGAGAACTGAAAGGCTGGGGAGAAAGCCCAGGGATGGGGAGCAGCCAAGGCCCCTCGCACTATGGTGACATTTTCAGGTCTAGGGTGAGATCTGCTTCGCTTTGGCTCACTGAGTCCTGTGAAGAGGTCCACATGCTTCAGCTTACCCATCTGTTCAGCCAGCGCTCACTGAGCATCTGTTCTGTGCCAGGCCTTTCGGTAGGTACCCTTAAGGGATGCTGTTTAGGGCCGGGTCAGCCCAGGGGGTGCTCCTAAGGGGTTCTGGAGGCAATGACCTCAACGACCAGCATCCTTGGAAGGTTGGGGGAGAGAAGTGGTCCAGGTCAAGAGAACAACCtgcacaaaggccctgaggcaggaacaggCTTGGCACTCTAAAGACCACCAAGgccatgttttatttaattttaatgaactcaCACAGACCCACGTGGCTAGTGACTGctgtattggacagcacagtCATGGAGAATTTTCTGTGGGAGGGAGATACATACCAGGCCGGAAATAGGGTGAAGGGCTGGGGGTGATGGGCATGGTCGTCAGAGCTGGTCACATAACCCATCCAAGCTGATGCGGGTGCCTCTGGTGTTCACAGTGGCTGGGCTGAGGCATGAGCCCCCGGCTGTGTGGCTGGGCCCCTTAGCGCGTCGCTGGACAGAGTGTGCGCCCACACATGGTGTGGCCCTGCAGTGACCGGTGACCGGAGCAGCCCGGGCTGCTGCCACGATGAAGTTGTTGGTGGCCAAAATCCTGTGCATGGTGGGCGTGTTCTTCTTCATGCTGCTCGGCTCCCTGCTCCCTGTGAAGATTATCGAGGCAGATTTTGAGAAGGCCCATCGTTCAAAGAAGGTCCTCTCACTCTGCAACACCTTCGGAGGCGGGGTCTTCCTGGCCACGTGCTTCAATGCTTTACTTCCGGCCGTGAGGGAGAAGGTAAGGCTCCCTGGGTGgtggcttctcttttttttttttaattgagatatagttggtGTATGATATTGTATAAATTATAGGGGTACAACAGTAATTCACAGTTTTAAAGATTATAccccacttatagttattataagcTACGGActgtgttccctgtgctatgtagtagaTCCTTGtagcaaactttttaaaaaaatttttacttatttgcagtggggaggtaattaggttatttatttatttattttaatggaagtactggggattgaactcaagaccttatgcatgctaagcactcactctaccactgagctataccctcccccccatttattttacacataatagtttgtacctcttaatcccctacccctatcttgcccctccacCCTCTCTGGTGCTTTTCAGCTCTGACTCTGAGCTTGGGTGCCTTGACACTCTAAGGGTGATGGGAAGTAGAAAATGTACTTGCTACGTGACCATGAGTTGGTTGCTTCTTGTCTCTGGGTCTTATCTGGTAAACAAAGGGTTGCACCTAACCTGGGGTTCCTAGCTAGTAGGCTTATCAGTCATTACTTGACCAGACCGCCCACCCCGGGCAGCACGCATTTTGTCCTGAAGCTGGCAGTTGTGGACTCTCTTCAGCTCCTGTAGTGATTAGCTGCTGCTGCGTAACAAATTATAACAAACTTAGCATCTTGAAACAACACATTCATTACcgcacagtttctgtgggtcgcGAGTCTGATCGCCACTTGGCTGGGTCTTCTGTTCCTGGCTCTTAAGATGCAGCAGTCAGGGTATCTGCTGAGCTATGGTCTCACCTCAAGGTTCACCTGCAGATGGATTGGCCTGTGAACTCATCGTTGTAAGGAGGGTTCAGTTCCTTTGTGGTTGTCACACCAAGAGCCCAGTTTCTCCCTGAATGTTGGCTGGGAGCCACCCTCAGTCACCGGCCAGGTGGGCCTCCCCACCATGTGGTTGGCTGTATCTACAGGCCCCATCCAGTGCCTGGACGTCTGACATTGAGGACTGTGAGGTGATGTGTTGGTGCTGTTTTACGCTGCGAAGCATATGTTTCTGGGCTACACAGCACAGGAAATCTGTACAGTTGGCATTGACAAGGCTGAGATCTGAGTCTTCTCTGATGCCTTCTGTGCCCCCAGGTCCCCCCATTTCCTGCATTTCCGTGATGTCACTGTCCTGCCTCAGGCATGGACTGCTGCAGTGACCTTCCCCCTTCTTGTCCCCCTTCAGCACATGTGGCCTTCTCATGGTCAATCCTCCCCAGACCACTTGGGTGCCATGCCCCTGCCCCGGGCTTCCTACGCCTCAGCCGGAGTGCCTGCCCCAACCCTGGTCACCCCTCGGAGGATGGCACCGAAGCCCTGGCCGGATGCGTGTGCCTTGTCTTTCCCCCTTCACGCTCGTCCCTCTGGGGTCGGCCACGCTTCTCACGGGCACAGCAGAAGTAGGATGTTGCGCAGATGAACAGACggtttctctacagaaacacaaGCTTCTGCTGCAACAAGACTTCCCATCCGGGGACAACTCTGCCCCTAGGGGACAGCGAGCCATGTCTGGGACATCTGTGGTTGTTAGGACTTAGGGGCCCTGGCATTGAATGGGTAGGGGCAGAAATGCCGCTCTCAGCACTGCACAGGGCGCCGGATGGCCCGCAGAGGATGGCCTAGCCTCGTGTCAACACCTCCTCTCACAAgttacaacagccacaacatcaCCAGACGCTGCAGTGTCCCCTGGATTGAGAAGTGCTCTGTGTGAGCACAGGTTGTAACAAAGGCCATGACAGGCAGGAGAGGGTGCTGTGCGCGGAGCGTCGGGGCACCTGGTCTGGGTAGAGCACTTGGAAATTATCTGTCAGTCGAGACCCAGGGCATGAGTGTCCACTGGCCACGAGTGAAATGGAGGAGGAACATCCTGGACAGAGCCAATGGCGTGTTCTGAGCCTCGGGGCTGGGAAGGTCTCAGTGTGTGCAAACATTCTTACGAGTCTGGGGACAAACACCCAGGCTCTGGGCAGCCCATGCCCACCTCACTGGCCAGCATCCAGAGCTCGCTGTCCAGCGTGGCTGCCACTGCCGTCCTGGCCAGTCAGCTTTCTGTGCCTTGGGATGAGATGCAGCTCAACATGCGGGCCCTCAGCTGCACCGGCTACAGTTCAAGTCCTCATGGGCCGTGCGTGGCTAGTGGCTTCCATGTCACACAGCACAGATTGTCGGGGAAGTTCCACTGGCATCAGGGCCAGAGGCCTGCTTGATGTCAGTCCTGGAGGCCacaggtccaagatcaaggtgctggctgggctggacctcctgaggcctctctccaggTCCTGCAGTTGGCCCTCCTCTGACTGCCTCTGCATGTGGTGGTCCCGGATGTCTCTTTacatcttataaggacactagacCTAGTGGATCAGGGCCACCCTAACAGCCTCCTTTTAACTGAAttgcctctttaaaggccctgtctccaaatatggTTAGTTTTGCAGCACTAGGGGTTGGGAGAACTTAATATAgaaaacttttttggggggacacagaTCAGCTCACAGCATCTCCATTTTATCTGTGAAAACCTTTCTTTCCaatgaggtcacattctgagctTCCTGGCGGATGCATCCTTTAGGGGTCGCAGTGCAGTTCCCTCTGGTATTTTGAAACTGGTTGACCTAGTGGACATGACATGAGGCCAGTTCTCTTTCTCAtagagttgtttcttttttttttaaatccgtCAAGGATGAGCCCATCCCCCTCTCCTCTTCTCAGCCGTGTATGAGTGGGTTCTTTCTGTGCTCTGCTCATGAACGGTGCTGTGCGACAAACCCTGCTGGGTGGGCTGAAGAGGGCCGGCCGCCGCCTCtgaacctctctctgcctcccctccccctcccgcgcCCTCTGCTCCAGCTGCAGAAGGTCCTGAGCCTCGGGCACATCAGCACCGACTACCCACTGGCCGAGACCATCGTGCTGCTGGGCTTCTTCATGACCGTGTTCCTGGAGCAGCTGGTCCTGACGTTCCGCAAGGAGAGGCCGGCCTTCATCGACCTGGAGACGTTCAACGCCAGCTCAGACGCGGGCAGCGACTCGGAGTACGAGAGCCCCTTCATGGGCGGCCCGCGGGGCCACGCGCTCTACGGGGCGCCCCACGCGCACAGCCACGGGCTGAGTGTCCAGGAGCTGACGCGCTCCAGCCCGCTGCGGCTCCTCAGCCTGGTCTTCGCTCTGTCAGCCCACTCCATCTTCgagggcctggccctgggcctgcaggaggagggggagaaggtggtgagCCTGTTCGTGGGCGTGGCCATCCACGAGACGCTGGTGGCCGTGGCCCTGGGCATCAGCATGGCCCGCAGCTCCATGACCCTGAAGGACGCGGCCAAGCTGGCGGTCACTGTGAGCGCCATGATCCCGCTGGGCATCAGCCTCGGCCTGGGCATCCAGAGTGCCCAGGGCGTGCCTGGCAGCGTGGCCTCCGTGCTGCTGCAGGGCCTGGCAGGCGGCACCTTCCTCTTCGTCACCTTCTTTGAGATCCTGGCCAAGGAGCTGGAGGAGAAGAGCGACCGGCTTCTCAAGGTCCTCTTCCTGGTGCTGGGCTACGCTGTCCTGGCCGGCCTGGTCTTCCTCAAGTGGTGAAGGCCCCGCCTCCACCGGCCggagccccgccccggccccgcctccccgagGGAGCAAGCTCCGCCCAGAGCCGCTGTCCGCGCACAGAGGTGCTGCCCGGGACTGGGCCGCGCCCTGGGTCCTACACCCCGAGCCTGGGGGCCCCGCTACAACTTTTACAATTACTCCTCTTAAAAGTATTTACCAAAGCTGTGTGGCCATGTCATCGTCTAGCCAGGGAATCGTTTGACTCGTATGGGAGGCAGGGCCAGACCCAGACCTTCCTCTCCCTGCACACCACGGTGTGGACGAGGGCGGGAGAGGCCGGCTGAGCTGCTGTTGGAGGCCCCGAGGCCTACCGTCCTGTGCACTCCTGGCTCCGGTGCCGACACCTTAGGCACCCTCAGCCTTTGCTACAGCCCCACAGCACGTGGCTGGTGCGCCCCCAGGGTTAGCAGAGGTTTCAGTGAGCGGTTTTCAAAAGGAGTTCCCCAGCCAGGAGCCTCTGGTCCACAATGAGCCGGGAGGCTGCAATTCCTGCCACCCGATGCTGCGCTTCTGGGAGGGCGAGGTCCAGGGGGCCTCAGGACTGCTCTCTTCTTCACTGCTTTCTATAAGGGCCCCTGCAT of Vicugna pacos chromosome 22, VicPac4, whole genome shotgun sequence contains these proteins:
- the SLC39A3 gene encoding zinc transporter ZIP3 translates to MKLLVAKILCMVGVFFFMLLGSLLPVKIIEADFEKAHRSKKVLSLCNTFGGGVFLATCFNALLPAVREKLQKVLSLGHISTDYPLAETIVLLGFFMTVFLEQLVLTFRKERPAFIDLETFNASSDAGSDSEYESPFMGGPRGHALYGAPHAHSHGLSVQELTRSSPLRLLSLVFALSAHSIFEGLALGLQEEGEKVVSLFVGVAIHETLVAVALGISMARSSMTLKDAAKLAVTVSAMIPLGISLGLGIQSAQGVPGSVASVLLQGLAGGTFLFVTFFEILAKELEEKSDRLLKVLFLVLGYAVLAGLVFLKW